In Amyelois transitella isolate CPQ chromosome 3, ilAmyTran1.1, whole genome shotgun sequence, a single genomic region encodes these proteins:
- the LOC106140105 gene encoding protein rolling stone — MKLPRLDLSMQKKTCRPAMLGRIWLATRRHLTLEHSPSHQFACCQWQAGQRPSTAYLVYRWILFIAILSVGVASFACQRLPPRYEGPPVKLNYFKWFIYFTNWGFMMIALQAGLALAVVVRYRNKKNCNFICEDEDALTPRRPRTPLLCRAYWLAQNIATDLAFVITLIYWALVYDPKLHDIDAVNLLVHGGNSLLMIFEMAITAHPIRLAHALYGAGAGLAYGVFSAIYWALGGTDRLDMPTIYPSLDWNQPGKAFGFVALCAVVMVVAHAFATCLVALRLRLAARLRPTRCTGERLTLPTH; from the exons ATGAAACTGCCGCGGCTGGATCTAT CGATGCAGAAGAAGACGTGCCGCCCAGCCATGCTGGGTCGCATTTGGCTGGCCACGCGGAGGCACCTGACTCTGGAACACTCGCCCTCGCACCAGTTCGCCTGCTGCCAGTGGCAGGCTGGCCAGAGACCTTCCACCGCATACCTCGTATATAG ATGGATACTCTTCATCGCGATCCTCTCAGTCGGTGTTGCGAGTTTCGCATGCCAGCGACTGCCCCCGCGGTACGAGGGCCCGCCAGTAAAGCTCAACTATTTCAAATGGTTCATTTACTTCACCAATTGGGGCTTCATGATGATCGCGCTTCAAGCCGGCCTGGCGCTGGCCGTCGTGGTGCGATACAGGAATAAGAAAAACTGCAACTTCA TATGTGAAGACGAGGATGCGCTAACGCCCCGCCGCCCGCGCACGCCCCTTCTATGCCGTGCGTACTGGCTGGCGCAGAACATAGCCACCGACCTGGCGTTTGTCATCACTCTCATCTACTGGGCACTGGTCTATGATCCCA AGCTCCACGACATCGACGCTGTCAATCTTCTCGTCCATGGCGGAAACTCGCTGCTCATGATCTTCGAAATGGCCATCACGGCGCATCCTATACGTTTGGCGCATGCGCTGTACGGCGCCGGCGCAGGCCTCGCGTACGGCGTGTTCAGCGCTATCTATTGGGCGCTTGGTGGCACCGACCGGCTGGACATGCCTACCATCTACCCTTCACTAGACTGGAATCAACCGG gcAAAGCGTTCGGGTTTGTTGCATTGTGCGCGGTCGTGATGGTAGTCGCACATGCATTTGCGACTTGTCTTGTCGCACTGCGACTGCGACTAGCCGCACGACTGCGCCCTACACGATGTACCGGGGAACGCCTCACCCTACCCACTCACTGA